A stretch of [Clostridium] innocuum DNA encodes these proteins:
- a CDS encoding LPXTG cell wall anchor domain-containing protein, with the protein MKTWLQRGVSLLLICLLAGPIAIQADTIEKIILTAKENQVEAVLIPSDTKDTIRSLQLSFQIKAKQGKVLKEHVQFRFHRDIKSDVQEWRYQEDTGRLTIYLSGDEHLYAQDELHLGMVELKLAAGTKAEVSVIEDSLKTVNDVYAVNEVSGMDAIAPVTIEKAGSGDNNVPSETPDTNKPQENDKESTPEGKPDIPDTGKPDNSQENTPLDASKADTSEKAQNKGSVEKAEKGVDTGDKTQAQIYALGMLGALVAGGILLILKKKKELQIK; encoded by the coding sequence ATGAAAACATGGCTGCAGCGAGGAGTATCCCTGTTACTGATTTGCCTGCTGGCAGGTCCCATCGCCATCCAGGCGGATACGATTGAAAAAATTATCCTTACCGCGAAGGAGAATCAGGTAGAGGCTGTACTCATACCATCCGATACCAAGGATACGATACGTTCCTTACAACTGAGCTTTCAGATCAAGGCGAAGCAGGGGAAGGTACTGAAAGAACATGTACAGTTCAGGTTTCACCGTGATATCAAAAGCGATGTACAGGAATGGCGCTATCAGGAGGATACCGGGAGGCTGACCATCTATCTTTCCGGTGATGAGCATCTGTATGCACAGGATGAATTGCATCTTGGAATGGTGGAATTGAAGCTTGCCGCTGGAACTAAGGCGGAAGTAAGCGTAATCGAAGACAGTCTGAAAACCGTAAACGATGTATATGCGGTCAATGAGGTATCCGGTATGGATGCAATCGCACCGGTTACGATAGAAAAAGCAGGTTCCGGTGATAACAATGTGCCTTCAGAAACTCCGGATACAAATAAACCGCAGGAGAATGACAAGGAAAGTACGCCGGAAGGAAAACCGGACATTCCGGATACGGGTAAACCTGATAACTCTCAGGAGAACACACCTCTTGATGCTTCAAAGGCAGATACATCTGAGAAAGCTCAGAATAAGGGAAGTGTGGAAAAAGCGGAAAAGGGTGTCGATACGGGTGATAAAACACAGGCGCAGATATACGCATTAGGCATGCTCGGTGCTCTTGTGGCAGGCGGTATCCTCTTGATTTTGAAAAAGAAAAAAGAACTGCAAATTAAGTAA
- a CDS encoding ferrous iron transport protein A has translation MVLTAAPIGKNFQIAKVNGKDEVRSHLAALGFVEGADVSVVNELSGNVIIHVKDTRIALDKSLSNRIHVK, from the coding sequence ATGGTACTGACAGCTGCACCGATTGGAAAAAACTTTCAAATCGCAAAGGTGAATGGTAAGGATGAGGTTCGCAGTCATCTGGCGGCACTTGGTTTTGTAGAGGGTGCTGACGTAAGCGTGGTGAATGAGCTGAGCGGCAATGTCATCATCCATGTAAAGGATACACGGATTGCATTGGATAAGAGCCTGTCCAACCGCATCCATGTGAAATAG
- a CDS encoding PTS mannose/fructose/sorbose transporter family subunit IID yields the protein MEKITLSKKDRLSVAWRHQFLQGSWNYERMQNGGWCYSIIPAIKKLYPNKDDQIAALKRHMEFYNTHPYVSAPVMGVTLALEEERANGVSVDDAAIQGVKVGMMGPLAGVGDPVFWFTLRPILGALGASLALSGNIIGPLLFFVAWNVIRWAFIWYTQEFGYKVGTSIVKDLSGGLLGKITSGASILGMFIIGSLVQRWVSISFTPVVSTVTQSKGAFIDWDNLSSGIDGVREAITQYDALGSTGLNVEKVTTLQQNLDQLIPGLAALLLTLLCCWLLKKKVSPIIIIIALFIVGILARLGGVM from the coding sequence ATGGAGAAAATTACATTATCGAAAAAAGATCGTTTGTCAGTTGCATGGCGTCATCAGTTCCTTCAGGGTTCCTGGAATTATGAACGTATGCAGAATGGCGGCTGGTGTTATTCCATCATCCCTGCCATTAAAAAGCTGTATCCGAATAAGGATGATCAGATTGCCGCATTGAAGCGTCATATGGAATTCTATAATACGCATCCTTATGTGTCTGCACCGGTTATGGGTGTAACGCTGGCACTTGAAGAGGAGCGTGCCAACGGTGTGTCTGTGGATGATGCGGCAATACAGGGTGTCAAGGTCGGTATGATGGGACCGCTGGCAGGTGTCGGAGATCCGGTATTCTGGTTTACCCTGCGTCCGATTCTGGGAGCGCTTGGCGCATCCCTGGCATTGTCCGGAAACATCATCGGACCACTGCTGTTCTTTGTGGCATGGAATGTGATCCGCTGGGCCTTTATCTGGTATACACAGGAGTTCGGCTACAAGGTGGGAACCTCTATTGTAAAGGATCTTTCCGGTGGTCTGCTTGGTAAAATAACAAGCGGGGCATCCATTCTGGGTATGTTTATCATCGGATCTCTTGTACAGCGCTGGGTAAGCATTTCCTTTACACCGGTTGTATCTACGGTTACACAGTCAAAGGGAGCGTTCATTGACTGGGATAACCTGTCCAGCGGCATTGACGGTGTACGTGAGGCTATTACGCAGTATGATGCACTGGGAAGCACCGGCTTAAATGTGGAAAAGGTGACAACCCTGCAGCAGAATCTGGATCAGCTGATTCCGGGACTGGCAGCATTGCTGCTGACGCTGCTGTGCTGCTGGCTGTTAAAGAAAAAGGTATCACCGATCATCATTATCATAGCTTTATTCATCGTAGGTATTCTGGCACGTCTTGGCGGCGTGATGTAG
- a CDS encoding O-acetylhomoserine aminocarboxypropyltransferase/cysteine synthase: protein MKEKAYKFETLQLHAGQEEPDSATDARAVPIYATTSYVFKDSEQAAQRFALREGGNIYSRLMNPTSDVFEQRMAALENGAAALATASGSAAIDYAIRNIVTCGDHIVSSSTVYGGTYNLFANTLTDSGITTSFVDGSDPKNFEEAIQDNTKAVYLESLGNPNADIIDLEAVSEIAHRHGIPVIVDNTFATPFLFRPLEHGADIVVHSATKFIGGHGTVMGGVIVDGGRFDWAQNDKFPGLSKPNPSYHGIVFTQAVGNIAYIMKIRTTLMRDQGACLSPFNSFLLLQGLETLSLRVERHVENAGKVVDFLQKQPKVAAVHHPSLAQGREKELYDRYYPKGGASIFTFEIKGSEEQARTFTESLSVFSLLANVADVKSLVIHPASTTHSQMSAQELAAVKITPQTVRLSIGTEHIDDILEDLRQGFTAISAGK from the coding sequence ATGAAAGAGAAAGCATATAAATTTGAAACCCTGCAGCTGCATGCCGGACAGGAGGAGCCAGACAGCGCAACCGATGCAAGAGCAGTACCGATCTATGCGACAACATCCTATGTATTCAAGGATTCCGAGCAGGCAGCACAGCGTTTCGCCTTACGTGAGGGGGGCAATATCTACAGCCGTCTGATGAATCCGACATCGGATGTGTTTGAACAGCGGATGGCCGCGTTGGAGAATGGCGCTGCGGCTTTGGCTACGGCATCCGGGTCTGCGGCAATCGATTATGCAATCCGCAATATCGTGACCTGCGGCGATCATATCGTTTCCTCCTCTACGGTCTACGGGGGAACCTATAATCTGTTTGCCAACACACTGACAGACAGCGGCATCACGACTTCGTTTGTGGACGGAAGTGATCCGAAAAACTTTGAAGAAGCCATTCAGGATAATACAAAGGCTGTGTATCTGGAATCCCTTGGAAATCCGAATGCGGATATCATCGATCTGGAGGCTGTTTCAGAAATCGCCCATCGTCATGGTATTCCGGTGATTGTCGATAACACATTTGCCACACCGTTTTTATTCCGTCCGCTCGAGCACGGAGCGGATATCGTTGTCCATTCCGCAACCAAGTTCATCGGCGGACATGGAACGGTTATGGGCGGTGTCATTGTGGACGGAGGACGCTTTGACTGGGCACAGAACGATAAATTCCCGGGGCTGTCAAAACCTAATCCTTCCTATCACGGCATTGTCTTTACGCAAGCCGTGGGGAATATCGCCTATATCATGAAGATCCGGACTACATTGATGCGTGATCAGGGAGCATGTCTGTCCCCGTTCAATTCATTTCTGCTGCTGCAGGGGCTGGAGACATTATCTCTGCGTGTGGAACGCCACGTAGAAAATGCAGGAAAGGTCGTTGACTTTCTGCAGAAGCAGCCTAAGGTGGCTGCGGTGCATCATCCCTCTCTTGCACAGGGGAGAGAGAAAGAACTGTATGATCGCTATTATCCAAAGGGAGGCGCATCCATCTTCACCTTTGAGATAAAGGGAAGTGAGGAACAGGCGAGAACCTTCACGGAATCTCTGTCCGTTTTCTCGCTGCTTGCAAATGTGGCGGACGTGAAATCCCTTGTAATTCATCCGGCCTCCACAACCCATTCACAGATGAGTGCACAGGAGCTGGCAGCTGTTAAAATCACACCGCAGACTGTACGGCTTTCCATTGGCACTGAGCATATTGACGATATACTGGAAGACCTGCGGCAGGGATTCACAGCTATATCAGCTGGCAAATAA
- a CDS encoding flavodoxin, whose protein sequence is MNILIAYWSGTGNTEAMANAVAQGVEKAGKHADVVHVADQPDVSAYDYIIFGCPAMGAEVLEESEFEPFFMQAEGTLMNKKVALFGSYGWGSGEWMQSWEERVEAAGANLFENGLIINYTPDADGLDACESLGERFANA, encoded by the coding sequence ATGAATATTCTTATCGCATACTGGTCAGGAACCGGAAATACAGAGGCTATGGCAAATGCTGTTGCACAGGGCGTTGAAAAGGCAGGAAAGCATGCTGATGTCGTTCATGTCGCAGATCAGCCGGATGTATCCGCATATGATTACATTATCTTCGGATGTCCTGCCATGGGCGCGGAGGTACTGGAGGAGTCAGAATTTGAACCCTTCTTCATGCAGGCAGAAGGAACTCTGATGAATAAAAAGGTTGCGCTGTTTGGCTCCTACGGATGGGGCAGCGGTGAATGGATGCAGAGCTGGGAGGAACGTGTGGAAGCAGCCGGAGCCAATCTGTTTGAAAACGGACTGATTATAAATTACACACCGGATGCTGACGGCCTGGATGCCTGTGAGTCCTTGGGAGAACGCTTCGCCAATGCATAA
- the manX gene encoding PTS mannose transporter subunit IIAB has protein sequence MVGIILASHGDFAKGILQSGEMIFGTQPDVKAVTLQPSEGPDDIRAKMEEAITTFENPEQVLFMVDLWGGTPFNQTSGLINGHEDTWAVVTGLNLPMLIEAFASRMSMESAQEIAAHVYGVAKEGVRLLPEALEPAQEKQAAEPVTPQGAIPEGTVIGDGHIKYVLARIDSRLLHGQVATAWTKTVKPTRIIVVSDGVAKDELRKNLIEQAAPPGVKANVVPVDKMIQVAKDPRFGNTKAMLLFETPQDALRAIEGGVDVKELNIGSMAHSVGKIAVSKVLSLGKDDVKTFEKLKAKGIQFDVRKVPNDSKENMDDIIKKAKAELA, from the coding sequence ATGGTAGGAATTATTCTTGCAAGTCACGGTGATTTTGCGAAAGGCATTCTGCAATCCGGGGAAATGATTTTCGGAACGCAGCCCGATGTAAAAGCAGTAACACTGCAGCCAAGTGAAGGACCGGATGACATTCGCGCAAAAATGGAAGAAGCAATCACTACATTCGAAAATCCTGAACAGGTCCTGTTCATGGTAGACCTCTGGGGCGGTACACCGTTCAATCAGACAAGTGGACTGATCAACGGACATGAAGACACATGGGCTGTCGTTACAGGATTGAATCTGCCGATGCTGATTGAAGCATTTGCATCCAGAATGTCAATGGAATCCGCACAGGAGATTGCCGCACATGTATATGGGGTGGCAAAGGAAGGGGTTCGATTGCTTCCGGAGGCACTGGAGCCTGCACAGGAAAAACAGGCAGCTGAGCCGGTGACGCCGCAGGGAGCGATTCCTGAGGGAACCGTAATCGGAGACGGCCATATCAAATATGTGCTGGCACGTATTGATTCCCGTCTGCTGCATGGACAGGTAGCCACAGCATGGACAAAAACCGTGAAGCCAACGCGTATCATCGTGGTTTCCGACGGTGTAGCAAAGGATGAGCTGCGAAAAAACCTGATTGAACAGGCGGCTCCTCCGGGTGTGAAGGCCAATGTTGTTCCGGTTGATAAAATGATTCAGGTCGCTAAGGATCCGCGCTTTGGAAATACAAAAGCGATGCTGCTGTTTGAAACTCCGCAGGATGCGCTTCGTGCCATTGAAGGCGGCGTTGATGTGAAGGAGCTGAATATCGGCTCCATGGCACATTCCGTCGGAAAGATTGCAGTTAGCAAGGTGCTGTCACTTGGCAAGGATGATGTTAAAACCTTTGAAAAGCTGAAAGCAAAGGGAATTCAGTTTGATGTGCGCAAGGTACCAAACGATTCCAAAGAAAATATGGACGATATTATAAAGAAAGCCAAAGCAGAGCTGGCTTAA
- a CDS encoding FeoB-associated Cys-rich membrane protein produces MATIIILILLVLYIVFAFHRSRKRIKNGCCGGGGPVFRDSVQTDQYAIHEQYHIHGMHCESCAASIEHRLNQMQDTAALVNLQKEVVDVYSNHPLNKEELFQAIQALGYEAYE; encoded by the coding sequence ATGGCAACCATCATCATACTCATACTACTCGTTTTGTATATTGTCTTTGCCTTCCATCGGTCAAGAAAAAGAATAAAAAACGGCTGCTGCGGTGGCGGCGGACCTGTATTCAGAGACAGCGTACAGACGGATCAATATGCAATACATGAGCAGTATCATATACACGGTATGCATTGTGAAAGCTGCGCGGCAAGCATTGAACACAGACTTAATCAGATGCAGGATACGGCTGCCCTTGTAAATCTTCAAAAGGAAGTTGTCGATGTATACAGCAATCATCCGCTCAATAAAGAGGAGCTGTTTCAAGCCATTCAAGCATTGGGGTATGAAGCGTATGAGTGA
- the feoB gene encoding ferrous iron transport protein B, translated as MYRIALAGNPNCGKTTMFNALTGSNQYVGNWPGVTVEKKEGKLKGHKDIVITDLPGIYSLSPYSLDEVVARNYLVEEQPDLIINIIDATNLERNLYLTTQLQETGIPVVAALNMMDLMQQNKTEVNTCKLSDLLNIPVVEVSALKNRGLDELIQKAVGMLSNKHTAFTNIYEGLLKDCLLKIADLSAVQAKGASSFWYAVKYLENDEKIMTSAPLNSTDSSIVNALRKELEDSYDDDAESIITNERYEYIAKLMKQTYVKKHSGMNVSDRIDRFVTNRWLALPIFAVVMYLVYYVSVTTVGTYVTDWTNDVLFEDIIPPAVTSFLEGIGTAGWLVSLLVDGIIAGIGAVLGFVPQMLVLFLFLAILEDCGYMARIAFIMDRIFRKFGLSGKSFIPMLIGTGCGVPGIMASRTIESEKDRRMTIMTTTFIPCSAKLPIIALIAGALFHGASWVAPSAYFVGIAAIILSGIMLKKTRMFAGDPSPFVMELPAYHVPKTLNVLRSMWERGWSFIKKAGSIILLSTIFIWFTSNFGFVNGGFTMLEESQLNESFLANLGSAIAPLFAPLGWGDWQASVAAITGLVAKENVVATFGILYGFAEVAEDGSEIWGTLAASFTVAAAYSFLVFNLLCAPCFAAIGAIKREMNNAKWTIFAVAYQCVFAYVIAFMIFQFATFFTTGVFGIGLIIALLFLLVMLYLLFRPESKKQVHLEKVKVNA; from the coding sequence ATGTACAGAATCGCATTGGCTGGAAATCCAAACTGTGGAAAGACAACGATGTTCAATGCACTGACAGGCAGTAACCAATATGTAGGCAACTGGCCGGGCGTAACCGTAGAGAAAAAAGAAGGGAAGCTGAAGGGTCATAAAGATATCGTGATTACCGACCTTCCGGGTATCTATTCCCTGTCACCGTATTCTCTGGATGAAGTGGTGGCAAGAAACTATCTGGTGGAAGAACAGCCGGATTTGATTATCAATATTATCGACGCAACAAATCTGGAGAGAAATCTGTATCTGACAACACAGCTGCAGGAAACGGGTATTCCGGTTGTTGCGGCACTGAATATGATGGATTTGATGCAGCAGAATAAAACAGAAGTGAACACATGTAAGCTGTCTGATCTGTTAAATATTCCGGTTGTGGAGGTATCCGCATTGAAAAACCGCGGACTGGATGAACTGATTCAGAAAGCAGTCGGTATGCTCAGTAACAAACATACTGCCTTTACCAATATTTACGAAGGACTGCTGAAGGATTGTCTGCTGAAAATTGCTGATCTGAGCGCCGTGCAGGCAAAGGGAGCCAGCAGCTTCTGGTATGCGGTGAAATATCTGGAAAATGATGAGAAAATTATGACATCCGCACCGCTAAACAGTACAGACAGCAGCATCGTAAATGCTTTGCGTAAGGAGCTGGAGGATAGCTATGACGATGATGCCGAAAGCATTATCACCAATGAACGCTATGAATACATCGCTAAGCTGATGAAGCAGACCTATGTGAAAAAGCACAGCGGTATGAATGTATCTGACCGTATTGACCGTTTTGTTACCAACCGCTGGCTCGCATTGCCGATCTTCGCTGTGGTGATGTATCTGGTATACTATGTATCCGTAACGACGGTTGGTACGTATGTGACGGACTGGACAAATGATGTGCTGTTTGAAGATATCATTCCTCCTGCTGTGACTTCCTTTCTGGAAGGCATTGGAACTGCAGGCTGGCTGGTTTCTCTGCTTGTCGATGGTATCATTGCCGGTATCGGGGCAGTTCTCGGCTTTGTTCCGCAGATGCTGGTGCTCTTCCTGTTTCTGGCGATTCTGGAAGACTGCGGCTATATGGCACGTATCGCCTTTATCATGGACCGTATTTTCCGCAAATTCGGATTATCCGGTAAATCCTTTATTCCGATGCTGATCGGAACCGGCTGCGGTGTGCCGGGCATCATGGCAAGCCGTACGATTGAAAGTGAAAAGGATCGCCGTATGACGATCATGACAACGACCTTCATTCCATGCAGCGCCAAGCTTCCTATTATTGCACTGATTGCCGGAGCGCTGTTCCACGGAGCAAGCTGGGTGGCACCGAGCGCATATTTTGTCGGCATTGCTGCCATCATATTATCTGGTATCATGTTGAAGAAAACACGTATGTTTGCAGGTGATCCGTCACCGTTTGTCATGGAGCTTCCTGCCTACCACGTTCCAAAGACTTTGAATGTTCTTCGCAGCATGTGGGAGCGCGGATGGAGTTTTATCAAGAAAGCGGGAAGCATTATTCTGCTGTCTACGATCTTTATCTGGTTTACTTCCAACTTCGGCTTCGTAAACGGAGGCTTCACCATGCTGGAAGAATCGCAGCTAAACGAAAGCTTCCTGGCGAATCTGGGCTCTGCGATTGCACCGCTGTTTGCACCGCTGGGCTGGGGAGACTGGCAGGCATCCGTTGCCGCAATTACCGGTCTGGTCGCAAAGGAAAATGTCGTGGCTACCTTTGGTATCCTGTACGGCTTTGCCGAAGTGGCAGAGGATGGATCAGAAATCTGGGGAACGCTGGCAGCAAGCTTCACGGTTGCAGCAGCATACTCCTTCCTGGTATTCAATCTGCTGTGCGCACCATGCTTTGCCGCAATCGGTGCGATCAAGCGTGAAATGAACAATGCGAAATGGACGATCTTCGCTGTCGCTTATCAGTGTGTATTCGCCTATGTGATTGCCTTTATGATCTTCCAGTTCGCAACCTTCTTTACAACCGGCGTATTCGGGATCGGTCTGATCATCGCTCTGCTTTTCCTGCTGGTTATGCTGTATCTGCTGTTTCGTCCGGAATCTAAAAAACAGGTGCATCTTGAAAAAGTAAAGGTCAATGCCTGA
- a CDS encoding rubredoxin/rubrerythrin, producing MTWMCSICGYTYDGEDFTKEADDYLCPLCDSGKESFQQRDLATEITAATNQYFAVKEEK from the coding sequence ATGACATGGATGTGCAGTATTTGTGGATACACCTATGACGGTGAGGATTTCACAAAGGAAGCGGATGATTATCTGTGCCCGTTATGCGACAGCGGAAAAGAGAGCTTCCAGCAGCGTGATCTGGCAACGGAAATCACAGCAGCAACCAATCAGTATTTTGCGGTCAAGGAAGAAAAATAA
- a CDS encoding PTS mannose/fructose/sorbose transporter subunit IIC — translation MSIITILLIVLVALLAGMEGVLDEFQFHQPLVACTLIGIVSGHMKEGIILGGSLQMMALGWANVGAAIAPDAALASVASAIIMVLGLQGGATDVNNAISTSIAVAVPLSVAGLFLTMICRTIAIPMVHFMDAAAEKGNIRMMEVWQMLAILLQGVRIAIPAAALCVVSPGVVTDVLNQMPSWLSGGMAVGGGMVAAVGYAMVINMMATKETWPFFALGFVLAALNQLTLIALGVIGVVIALIYLGLKEHGGSNNGGGSSNTGDPLGDILNDY, via the coding sequence ATGTCAATTATCACAATTTTACTAATCGTTCTTGTTGCTCTTCTGGCTGGTATGGAAGGGGTACTGGATGAATTTCAGTTTCATCAGCCACTGGTAGCATGTACGCTGATCGGTATCGTAAGCGGTCATATGAAGGAAGGTATCATATTGGGAGGCTCCCTGCAGATGATGGCGCTGGGATGGGCAAACGTTGGAGCAGCGATTGCTCCGGATGCCGCCCTGGCTTCTGTTGCATCGGCCATCATCATGGTATTGGGATTGCAGGGTGGAGCAACCGATGTAAATAACGCAATTTCCACTTCCATTGCTGTTGCCGTACCGCTGTCCGTAGCAGGTCTGTTTTTAACAATGATCTGCCGTACTATTGCGATTCCAATGGTTCACTTTATGGATGCCGCTGCTGAAAAGGGAAATATCCGCATGATGGAGGTATGGCAGATGCTTGCTATCCTGCTGCAGGGTGTACGTATCGCGATTCCTGCTGCCGCCCTGTGTGTTGTATCTCCGGGTGTTGTTACGGATGTTTTGAATCAGATGCCATCCTGGCTGTCCGGTGGTATGGCAGTCGGTGGAGGAATGGTTGCCGCAGTAGGGTATGCCATGGTTATCAACATGATGGCAACAAAGGAAACCTGGCCGTTCTTCGCTCTGGGCTTTGTGCTAGCCGCACTGAACCAGCTGACGCTGATCGCACTGGGCGTAATCGGGGTTGTCATTGCACTGATTTATCTGGGACTGAAGGAGCACGGTGGTTCCAATAACGGCGGAGGAAGCAGTAATACCGGTGATCCGCTTGGCGATATATTGAATGATTATTGA
- a CDS encoding FeoB-associated Cys-rich membrane protein, producing MATIIISLLLLLLIILALRSIRKEESCSGGCSGCSKGCKSGQALYEAYQQGEKQQV from the coding sequence ATGGCTACCATTATCATTTCATTACTTTTGCTGCTGCTGATCATCCTTGCACTGCGGTCGATTCGCAAAGAGGAATCCTGCAGTGGGGGATGCAGCGGCTGTTCAAAAGGCTGTAAAAGCGGACAAGCTCTGTATGAGGCCTATCAGCAGGGAGAAAAGCAGCAGGTATGA
- a CDS encoding DUF3793 family protein, producing the protein MSFVELIAYYAAPTLEGMKPSCLFSCRDSEVGNVEEFVLAYNRCLNPKRIYLQIMKHSPDFKLILVYHKDLLDTHLCQEDIQQFLSAFGYGFVTTRQALYHLQEHMCKECFPHEIGVFLGYPLDDVVSFIQNNGKNYQEIGYWKIYHNLSRARKTTARFLQSMECTLEKLQEGIPLEQLITA; encoded by the coding sequence GTGTCGTTTGTTGAACTGATTGCATACTATGCAGCACCAACATTGGAGGGTATGAAGCCTTCCTGTCTGTTCAGCTGCAGAGATAGTGAAGTTGGAAATGTAGAAGAATTTGTTCTGGCATATAACCGCTGTCTGAATCCAAAACGGATTTATCTTCAGATTATGAAGCATTCACCGGATTTCAAGCTGATCCTCGTATATCACAAGGATCTTCTGGATACGCATCTGTGTCAGGAGGATATACAGCAGTTTCTGTCTGCTTTCGGATACGGCTTTGTGACGACCAGACAGGCGCTTTATCATCTGCAGGAACATATGTGCAAGGAATGCTTTCCTCATGAAATCGGTGTCTTTCTCGGATATCCGCTGGATGATGTTGTGTCGTTTATACAGAACAACGGAAAAAATTATCAGGAAATCGGATACTGGAAGATTTATCACAATCTCTCCCGTGCGAGAAAAACAACGGCACGCTTTCTGCAGAGCATGGAATGTACTCTGGAAAAACTGCAGGAAGGCATTCCTCTGGAACAGCTGATAACAGCTTAG
- a CDS encoding ferrous iron transport protein A, whose product MTLKEVKPGNSVTIRRLNSTGPVKKKLMDMGLTKNTEVYIRKVAPLGDPIELTVRGYELSIRKADAALIEVE is encoded by the coding sequence ATGACATTAAAGGAAGTAAAACCTGGAAACAGTGTCACGATCCGCAGACTAAATTCTACCGGGCCGGTTAAGAAAAAGCTGATGGATATGGGACTTACCAAAAACACGGAAGTGTATATCCGCAAGGTTGCTCCGCTGGGAGATCCAATCGAGCTTACCGTGCGCGGTTATGAGCTGAGTATCCGTAAGGCGGATGCGGCACTGATCGAAGTGGAATAA
- a CDS encoding winged helix-turn-helix transcriptional regulator, which translates to MKRMSDISYNRRVHYYIALYELFQEQECLHCVDIARKLSISLPAASRMLQKLISEGLIEKKSYQSICLTQAGKGQLQKTYHTYCELISYFSRIPTFTEEDRLESSLLCLGSFPHSRIEKLVRSADCIGTEKGCQTLR; encoded by the coding sequence ATGAAGCGTATGAGTGATATCAGCTATAATCGCCGCGTTCACTATTACATCGCCCTGTATGAGTTGTTTCAGGAGCAGGAATGCCTGCACTGCGTGGATATCGCAAGAAAGCTGTCCATCTCACTGCCGGCTGCCAGCCGTATGCTACAAAAGCTGATCAGTGAAGGTTTGATTGAGAAAAAAAGCTATCAGAGCATCTGTCTTACACAGGCTGGAAAGGGACAGCTGCAGAAAACCTATCACACATATTGCGAGCTGATTTCCTATTTTTCCCGCATACCCACTTTCACCGAGGAGGACCGTCTGGAAAGCTCCCTTCTCTGCCTGGGTTCCTTTCCGCATTCCCGCATCGAAAAGCTGGTCAGGAGTGCAGACTGTATAGGAACAGAAAAAGGGTGTCAAACACTTAGATAA